One Saimiri boliviensis isolate mSaiBol1 chromosome 5, mSaiBol1.pri, whole genome shotgun sequence genomic window carries:
- the GYPC gene encoding glycophorin-C isoform X2: MASASTATDIAIIAGVIAAVAIVLACLLFVMLHYMCRHKGTYHTNEAKGTEFAESADAALQGDPALQDAGDSSRKEYFI; the protein is encoded by the exons ATGGCCTCCGCCTCCACCGCAACGGACATTGCCATCATTGCAG GTGTGATTGCGGCCGTGGCCATCGTCCTAGCCTGCCTCCTGTTCGTCATGCTGCACTACATGTGCCGGCACAAGGGCACGTACCACACCAATGAGGCCAAGGGCACAGAGTTTGCTGAGAGTGCGGACGCGGCCCTGCAGGGCGACCCTGCCCTCCAAGATGCTGGTGACAGCAGCAGAAAGGAGTACTTTATTTGA